One genomic segment of Brevibacillus laterosporus LMG 15441 includes these proteins:
- a CDS encoding RNA polymerase sigma factor, with protein sequence MIEADLIKKAQAGDQEALVELLRSIENTVYRSAFYITGNEHDAMDVAQEALLRVFRKIGTFQEKAKFTTWVQRIVSNICMDRFRAKKETLSIDEYELTLQDKQNVEDTILLHSMSEDVHRAIAKLPEHYRVVVVLRYLQDFSYQEIADTLDVPLNTVKSYLFRARHQLQTLLQEYEKGGIRG encoded by the coding sequence ATGATTGAAGCTGACCTGATCAAAAAGGCGCAGGCAGGAGATCAAGAAGCTTTGGTGGAACTGCTTCGCTCCATTGAAAACACCGTGTATCGGAGCGCTTTCTATATTACGGGTAACGAACACGATGCAATGGATGTAGCCCAGGAAGCTTTATTACGCGTCTTTAGAAAAATTGGCACCTTTCAGGAAAAAGCCAAATTTACCACATGGGTTCAACGTATTGTCAGCAACATTTGCATGGATCGCTTTCGGGCAAAAAAGGAGACATTATCCATCGATGAATACGAACTGACGCTACAAGACAAACAAAATGTTGAAGATACGATTTTGTTGCATAGCATGTCAGAGGATGTTCATCGAGCAATTGCCAAATTACCGGAGCATTATCGAGTAGTTGTTGTACTTCGCTATTTGCAGGATTTTTCCTATCAAGAAATTGCTGATACCTTGGACGTACCGCTCAATACGGTAAAATCTTATCTGTTTAGGGCTAGACATCAATTGCAGACACTGCTGCAGGAGTATGAGAAGGGGGGGATAAGAGGATGA
- the holA gene encoding DNA polymerase III subunit delta encodes MPLRTAMREIKQKRFAPVYVLYGPETYLKEEFMTLLRNEIIDPTYADLNIGMYDCAQTPLEDMLVEANTLPFLSDYRLVIASNAYFLTGAKPPSKIEHNTDVLLDYLKDPTPSSSLVLDVQADKLDERKKLTKQLQQRAVVLGFQTLQDTDLYGWIERTAQRFGAQIERENAMLLAERVGSELRLLVKEIEKMTLYVKKGDNQTGEITRETIELLASRTLEQDVFFLVEAVVTGRVTDAFRTLYDCLKMGEEPIKLMALLARQFRLIYHVKTRAPLGYTQQQLAGMLKMHPYAVKKALEQARHFSEASLRQLLGILAEEDYRMKSGQTDKRLALEVFIAKVGQELKR; translated from the coding sequence ATGCCGTTACGCACGGCGATGCGGGAGATTAAACAGAAGCGATTTGCTCCGGTATATGTACTTTATGGGCCGGAGACGTATCTAAAAGAGGAATTTATGACCTTGCTTCGTAACGAGATAATTGACCCGACATACGCTGATTTAAATATAGGAATGTACGATTGTGCTCAGACACCTTTAGAAGACATGTTAGTAGAAGCCAATACCTTACCATTTTTGTCTGACTATCGTTTGGTAATTGCCAGTAATGCTTATTTTTTAACCGGAGCAAAACCACCAAGTAAAATCGAGCATAACACAGATGTCCTCCTGGATTACTTAAAGGACCCGACTCCAAGCAGTTCTCTCGTGTTGGATGTACAGGCCGATAAGCTGGATGAACGTAAAAAATTAACAAAGCAACTGCAACAACGCGCTGTTGTTCTAGGGTTTCAAACATTGCAGGATACAGATTTATATGGATGGATTGAACGGACGGCACAACGCTTTGGTGCACAGATTGAACGAGAAAATGCTATGTTGCTGGCAGAGCGTGTTGGTTCAGAATTACGGTTATTAGTCAAAGAGATCGAAAAAATGACGCTCTATGTAAAGAAAGGCGATAATCAAACGGGGGAAATTACTCGTGAGACAATTGAGCTTTTGGCCTCACGAACGTTAGAGCAGGATGTTTTTTTTCTGGTTGAAGCCGTTGTTACTGGTAGAGTAACAGATGCGTTTCGTACCCTATATGATTGCTTGAAAATGGGAGAAGAGCCGATTAAGTTGATGGCGTTATTAGCGAGACAATTTAGATTGATATACCATGTGAAGACGCGTGCTCCACTAGGCTATACGCAGCAGCAGCTAGCTGGTATGTTAAAAATGCATCCTTATGCCGTTAAAAAGGCGCTGGAGCAAGCCAGACATTTTTCGGAGGCTAGTTTACGCCAGTTGCTAGGAATCCTTGCAGAAGAGGATTACCGGATGAAATCAGGACAGACCGACAAGAGATTAGCTCTGGAGGTATTTATTGCGAAGGTAGGACAAGAGCTAAAACGATAA
- the rpsT gene encoding 30S ribosomal protein S20: protein MPNIKSAIKRTKTIEKRRAQRASQKSDLRTTIKNFEKAVLASDVELAKTTLLAAVKKIDKAATKGLIHKNAANRQKSRLMKKLNVLTAPVA from the coding sequence ATGCCAAACATTAAATCCGCTATCAAACGTACAAAGACGATTGAAAAACGCCGTGCTCAACGCGCTTCTCAAAAATCTGATCTTCGTACAACAATCAAGAACTTCGAAAAAGCAGTTCTTGCTTCTGACGTGGAATTAGCTAAAACAACCCTTCTTGCAGCTGTTAAGAAAATTGACAAGGCTGCTACGAAAGGTCTTATTCATAAAAACGCAGCTAATCGTCAAAAATCTCGCCTGATGAAAAAACTTAACGTTCTTACTGCTCCTGTAGCATAA